From one Diachasmimorpha longicaudata isolate KC_UGA_2023 chromosome 8, iyDiaLong2, whole genome shotgun sequence genomic stretch:
- the LOC135165396 gene encoding uncharacterized protein LOC135165396: MRYQRLRQSRRRAMTSLYGRLWRPRPGVILATALASLVLRDGASHEVRMLLDTGSELSFATRELVKKLSLPTSPAVLPVVGISGSTSASNGFSQFSLKSLHSNKQILVKAYVLDSLTSSLPSFSASQPQQWKHLRGLQLADPRYLTSRPVDLLIGADFFGSIVEPQIIKGPSDSPIAMLSLFGWVVLGPTSAVTSAASSHHVSVSNEELSELLTSFWQQEEVSAAEGKGVALTREEAECEEFFQRTHTRDRSGRYIVRLPLVRSPAELGDSLGRAKACLASLLRRLEKGQGSLQLYSDFLKEYEELGHMVRVPAMPVSTDSRILDRQPGEMTLAHGASASTLIVLRVTVVQELVQQASWRYVSGKENPADCASRGISVAQLNGHHLWWTGPKWLRKEASQWPSGRATLDPSTDLEEKPGLTLAASLGRSSLWDLCSRYSSLYKLLRITAICQTVVGNMLRKLERKRGIIVPALFSPGSMEAARLYWVKATQAHHLQAECDIISHGLQLKKSHPLTKLTAFIDQQGVLRVGGRLKFSTLGPESRHQAIIPQGSVLAELIIRDSHQRTLHGGTQLTLAHLRRSYWIIGGRLPVKSFILKCVECARHRGIRAQQLMGQLPVARLVSDRAFSNTGVDYAGPVSLKTWRGRGHKTQKGWLVIFVCMATSALHLEAVTDYTADGFIAAYRRFVSRRGYCRHLYSDCGTNFIGADKELKKLFSAGAKEFQHLSAVCLKDGTCWSFNPPGAPHFGGKWEAAVKSVKYHLARTVRDTALTFEELSTLLSQIEAVLNSRPLQPLSEDPDDVSCLTPGHFLIGEAPIALPEPSLEHLNVGRLSRWQLIQQRLQFFWKQWSTGYLQQLQSISKWHHPSNEIKVGSLVLLYDERFPPAKWPLARVTALHPGRDGLSRVVTIRTASTTLTRPISKLVSANDLYSFCVSNGVPDGGENVEATASCGEGWQHLLGEVCLTGRAGIQVPNCT; encoded by the exons ATGCGATACCAACGCCTACGCCAGAGTCGTCGCCGCGCCATGACCTCTCTCTACGGCCGGCTCTGGCGA CCCAGACCAGGTGTAATTCTCGCCACGGCCCTAGCCTCGCTAGTCTTGAGGGACGGCGCTTCTCACGAGGTTAGGATGCTGCTGGATACCGGTTCTGAGCTGTCGTTTGCTACAAGGGAGCTGGTCAAGAAGCTCAGCTTGCCGACTTCTCCAGCTGTGCTACCGGTCGTTGGTATCAGTGGTTCGACCTCGGCCTCTAATGGGTTCTCTCAATTCTCTCTCAAGTCTCTGCACTCCAACAAGCAGATTCTTGTCAAGGCCTACGTTCTCGATAGCCTCACGTCGTCGTTGCCGtcgttctctgcctctcaacCTCAGCAGTGGAAGCATCTCCGAGGGTTGCAGCTAGCGGATCCACGCTATCTGACGTCAAGACCTGTCGATCTTCTCATTGGCGCAGATTTCTTTGGATCGATAGTGGAGCCGCAGATTATCAAGGGGCCATCCGACTCTCCTATTGCGATGCTGAGTCTCTTCGGGTGGGTAGTGCTAGGGCCCACCTCTGCAGTGACGTCGGCGGCGAGCTCGCATCACGTCTCTGTCAGCAACGAGGAACTTAGCGAGCTTCTCACCTCGTTCTGGCAGCAGGAGGAGGTATCTGCGGCGGAAGGCAAAGGCGTCGCTCTCACGAGGGAAGAGGCAGAGTGTGAGGAATTCTTCCAGCGCACCCATACCCGGGACCGGTCGGGGCGCTATATTGTTCGCCTGCCTCTCGTTCGCTCTCCCGCAGAGCTCGGGGATTCTCTAGGCCGCGCGAAGGCGTGCCTCGCGAGCCTGCTTAGGAGGTTGGAGAAAGGTCAAGGATCTCTGCAGCTATACAGTGACTTTCTCAAGGAGTACGAAGAGTTGGGGCACATGGTGCGTGTTCCAGCTATGCCTGTCTCAACCGACTCTCGGATCTTGGACCGTCAACCTGGCGAGATGACCTTGGCACATGGGGCTTCAGCCTCAACCTTGATAGTGCTCCG GGTAACCGTCGTTCAGGAGCTTGTGCAACAAGCCAGTTGGAGGTACGTCAGTGGGAAGGAGAATCCTGCTGATTGCGCATCAAGGGGCATCTCGGTGGCTCAACTCAATGGCCATCATCTGTGGTGGACGGGCCCAAAATGGCTACGGAAGGAGGCGTCTCAGTGGCCAAGTGGAAGAGCAACGTTGGACCCGTCTACGGATTTAGAGGAGAAGCCGGGGTTGACTTTAGCCGCTTCCCTCGGACGATCGAGTCTCTGGGATCTCTGTTCGCGGTATTCCTCTCTCTACAAGTTGCTGAGGATCACAGCAATTTGCCAAACGGTTGTGGGGAATATGCTGCGGAAGCTGGAAAGGAAGAGGGGCATCATCGTTCCAGCTTTGTTCAGCCCAGGGAGCATGGAGGCAGCTCGGCTTTATTGGGTCAAGGCGACTCAAGCCCATCATCTCCAAGCCGAGTGTGACATCATCTCTCACGGATTGCAGTTGAAGAAGTCTCATCCGTTGACCAAGCTCACGGCCTTCATTGATCAACAAGGAGTTCTCAGAGTCGGCGGGCGGTTGAAGTTCTCTACTCTAGGGCCAGAGAGTAGGCATCAGGCCATCATCCCTCAAGGCTCAGTGCTCGCGGAGCTCATCATCAGGGACTCTCATCAGCGGACGCTGCACGGTGGGACTCAACTCACCTTGGCACATCTCCGGAGGTCTTACTGGATTATTGGAGGTCGTCTACCAGTAAAATCCTTCATCCTCAAGTGCGTGGAGTGCGCACGTCATCGGGGAATTCGCGCTCAGCAGCTGATGGGTCAGCTTCCAGTGGCACGTCTGGTGTCGGATCGTGCTTTCTCTAACACTGGTGTGGACTACGCCGGACCAGTGTCTCTCAAGACTTGGAGGGGACGTGGTCACAAGACCCAGAAGGGTTGGTTGGTGATCTTCGTGTGTATGGCCACGTCCGCTCTCCATCTGGAAGCTGTCACGGACTACACCGCGGATGGTTTCATCGCCGCCTATCGGAGGTTCGTGAGTCGTCGGGGATACTGCAGACACCTGTATAGTGACTGTGGGACCAACTTCATCGGGGCGGATAAGGAGCTGAAGAAGTTGTTCTCCGCTGGAGCCAAGGAGTTCCAGCATCTCTCTGCAGTATGTCTCAAGGACGGAACGTGTTGGTCTTTCAACCCCCCTGGAGCCCCTCATTTCGGGGGAAAATGGGAAGCAGCGGTTAAGTCGGTAAAGTACCATCTCGCTCGAACGGTTCGAGATACGGCTCTCACGTTCGAGGAGCTCTCTACGCTGCTGTCCCAGATTGAAGCCGTTCTCAACTCCAGGCCTCTACAACCGCTCTCGGAAGATCCTGACGATGTGTCCTGCCTCACCCCGGGGCACTTCCTCATTGGAGAAGCTCCAATAGCTCTTCCGGAGCCCTCACTGGAACACCTCAACGTTGGACGGCTCTCTAGATGGCAACTGATCCAGCAGAGGCTGCAGTTCTTCTGGAAGCAATGGTCTACAGGGTATCTGCAGCAGCTCCAGTCCATCTCCAAGTGGCATCACCCGTCCAACGAGATCAAAGTCGGCAGCCTGGTTCTCCTCTACGACGAGCGGTTCCCGCCAGCGAAGTGGCCTCTTGCTCGGGTCACAGCTCTACATCCTGGAAGGGACGGTCTCTCCAGAGTTGTGACCATCAGGACCGCCTCGACGACGTTGACCAGGCCGATATCCAAGCTG GTCTCTGCAAACGATCTCTACTCCTTCTGTGTCAGCAACGGGGTTCCTGACGGGGGGGAGAATGTTGAGGCGACGGCCTCATGTGGCGAAGGGTGGCAGCACCTCCTGGGCGAGGTCTGCCTGACCGGCCGCGCTGGCATCCAGGTGCCTAATTGCACCTGA
- the LOC135165397 gene encoding uncharacterized protein LOC135165397, which produces MAFKGKILLQASRARFIESLRAESASESVQALTVAELQSKLDMLENHWSLFDTLHVKLLTAKDNEEVLEHAYVTEEVYDKCLVMYSAARSKFMGLIKGLDESIDLSESFRRPSAPSPPASVAHRQLPKISLPTFSGAFSEWIPYKDLFLSMVVGSSALSTVEKFHYLLTSLTGEPKQLISTLPVTEDAFLPAWNALLARYENKRRLVSIQLGKLHAAPRVINRTAREYNALLNSVAEAVTALESLGRPVEHWDDMLVHLVSTRLDAKMLEAWEIELGSSTEFPTYAALREFVLGRALARETMEMHASEPPSTASSNPHQASKPRPSKGQPSNQTVTVYAPGQPARVYSASAGPTSQPMSGKESGSHSSRAVKPQPQPPSQSWADMCFRACPMCEEEHSLDRCSKFKALSPTERRSFVVLKHRCFNCLGKHNRESCRSLNKTCVVCRQNHHSMIHINRPQPTPQGYSQPRDSQKVVKTMQEPQPGPSIQSTASRPDMSPQ; this is translated from the coding sequence ATGGCGTTTAAGGGGAAAATTTTACTCCAGGCTAGCAGGGCTAGGTTTATCGAGAGTCTGAGAGCGGAGTCAGCCTCCGAAAGCGTGCAGGCTCTCACGGTGGCTGAGCTCCAATCCAAGCTCGACATGCTGGAGAACCATTGGAGCCTGTTCGACACTCTACATGTGAAGCTGCTGACTGCCAAAGATAATGAGGAGGTGCTGGAACACGCTTACGTCACGGAGGAGGTGTACGACAAGTGCCTGGTGATGTACTCCGCAGCGCGCAGCAAGTTCATGGGATTGATCAAGGGTCTGGATGAGTCCATCGACCTCTCCGAGTCATTCCGTCGGCCATCTGCTCCGTCTCCACCGGCGTCTGTGGCTCATCGGCAGTTGCCTAAGATCTCGCTGCCAACATTCTCAGGGGCCTTCTCGGAGTGGATACCGTACAAGGATCTGTTCCTCTCCATGGTGGTCGGGAGTTCGGCGTTAAGTACTGTGGAGAAGTTCCACTATCTGCTGACGTCTCTCACGGGTGAGCCTAAGCAGCTGATCTCCACCTTGCCCGTGACCGAGGACGCGTTCCTGCCAGCGTGGAACGCCCTCTTGGCTCGTTACGAGAACAAGAGGCGGCTCGTCTCTATCCAGCTGGGGAAGCTTCACGCGGCGCCGAGGGTCATTAACCGCACCGCCAGGGAGTACAACGCGCTTCTCAACTCCGTGGCTGAGGCGGTCACCGCGCTGGAGTCTCTCGGTCGTCCGGTGGAGCATTGGGACGATATGCTCGTCCACCTCGTTTCGACGCGGCTGGACGCCAAGATGCTGGAGGCTTGGGAGATTGAACTCGGCTCATCAACGGAGTTTCCCACGTACGCGGCTCTCAGGGAGTTCGTGCTCGGTAGGGCCTTGGCCAGGGAGACGATGGAGATGCACGCCTCGGAGCCGCCATCGACTGCGTCATCGAACCCTCACCAGGCTTCGAAGCCTCGGCCATCGAAGGGCCAGCCCTCAAATCAGACTGTGACGGTCTACGCTCCAGGCCAGCCTGCTCGGGTCTACAGTGCCTCGGCTGGTCCTACGTCGCAGCCTATGTCCGGGAAAGAGTCGGGGAGCCACTCGTCTCGGGCTGTGAAGCCTCAACCTCAGCCTCCGTCTCAAAGTTGGGCGGATATGTGCTTCCGGGCCTGTCCGATGTGCGAGGAGGAGCATTCGTTGGACAGGTGCTCCAAATTCAAGGCTCTGTCTCCTACCGAGAGGAGATCATTCGTCGTTCTCAAGCATCGATGCTTCAACTGCCTGGGGAAGCATAATAGGGAGAGTTGCCGGAGCCTCAACAAGACCTGCGTTGTGTGTCGGCAGAATCACCACTCGATGATTCACATTAATCGTCCTCAGCCAACACCTCAAGGATACTCTCAGCCTCGTGACAGCCAGAAGGTTGTTAAGACGATGCAGGAGCCTCAACCCGGCCCATCTATACAGTCCACTGCCTCTAGGCCTGACATGTCTCCACAGTGA